A genomic window from Diceros bicornis minor isolate mBicDic1 chromosome 35, mDicBic1.mat.cur, whole genome shotgun sequence includes:
- the ALKBH2 gene encoding DNA oxidative demethylase ALKBH2: MDRFLVKRAPGGLLGKRQQEQMGEGPEELGGDEESSRKRPRRETSGNGVDLAGLSWQHIRAEGLDCDYTVLFGKAEADGIFQELEKEVEYFTGALTRVQVFGKWHSVPRKQATYGDTGLTYTFSGLTLSPKPWLPVLERIRDRVSLATGKTFNFVLVNRYKDGRDHIGEHRDDERELAPGSPIASVSFGACRDFFFRHKDSRGKHPSRRMEAVKLQLAHGSLLMMNHPTNTHWYHSLPVRKKILSPRVNLTFRKIVPIKK, encoded by the exons ATGGACAGATTCCTGGTGAAAAGGGCTCCAGGAGGCCTTTTGGGAAAGAGACAGCAAGAGCAGATGGGAGAAGGCCCGGAAGAGTTGGGAGGAGACGAGGAAAGCAGCAGGAAAAGGCCCAGGAGAGAAACCTCAGGGAATGGAGTGGACTTGGCAGGCCTCAGCTGGCAGCACATTCGAGCCGAGGGCCTGGACTGCGATTACACAGTGCTGTTTGGCAAAGCCGAAGCGGACGGGATTTTCCAAGAGTTGGAGAAAGAAGTGGAATATTTTACAG GTGCGCTGACCAGGGTCCAGGTGTTCGGGAAATGGCACAGCGTGCCAAGGAAGCAGGCGACGTATGGCGACACTGGGCTGACCTACACCTTTTCAGGCCTCACCCTGTCTCCAAAGCCCTGGCTCCCGGTTCTAGAGCGCATCCGGGATCGCGTTTCTTTGGCGACTGGAAAGACCTTCAACTTTGTGCTCGTCAACAG GTATAAAGATGGCCGTGACCACATTGGTGAGCACCGAGATGACGAGAGAGAACTGGCTCCTGGGAGCCCCATCGCCTCCGTCTCCTTTGGGGCCTGCAGAGACTTCTTCTTCCGGCATAAGGATTCTCGAGGGAAGCACCCCTCCCGGCGGATGGAGGCGGTCAAGCTTCAGCTGGCCCATGGAAGTTTACTTATGATGAACCACCCGACCAACACTCACTGGTATCACAGCCTCCCTGTCCGGAAGAAGATTCTGAGTCCACGGGTCAATCTGACATTTCGTAAAATTGTGCCTATTAAAAAGtaa